In one Phyllostomus discolor isolate MPI-MPIP mPhyDis1 chromosome 8, mPhyDis1.pri.v3, whole genome shotgun sequence genomic region, the following are encoded:
- the PHB gene encoding prohibitin codes for MAAKVFESIGKFGLALAVAGGVVNSALYNVDAGHRAVIFDRFRGVQDIVVGEGTHFLIPWVQKPIIFDCRSRPRNVPVITGSKDLQNVNITLRILFRPVASQLPRIFTSIGEDYDERVLPSITTEILKSVVARFDAGELITQRELVSRQVSDDLTERAATFGLILDDVSLTHLTFGKEFTEAVEAKQVAQQEAERARFVVEKAEQQKKAAIISAEGDSKAAELIANSLASAGDGLIELRKLEAAEDIAYQLSRSRNITYLPSGQSVLLQLPQ; via the exons ATGGCCGCCAAAGTGTTCGAATCCATTGGCAAGTTCGGCCTGGCCTTGGCCGTTGCGGGAGGCGTGGTAAATTCCGCCTTGTATAATG TGGATGCTGGGCACAGAGCTGTCATCTTTGACCGGTTCCGGGGAGTGCAGGACATCGTGGTCGGGGAAGGGACGCACTTTCTCATCCCCTGGGTACAGAAACCAATTATCTTTGACTGCCGCTCTCGACCACGTAATGTGCCGGTGATCACCGGCAGCAAAG ATTTGCAGAACGTCAACATCACCCTGCGCATCCTCTTCCGCCCGGTCGCCAGCCAGCTCCCGCGCATCTTCACCAGCATCGGCGAGGACTATGACGAGCGCGTGCTGCCGTCCATCACCACGGAGATCCTCAAGTCGGTGGTG GCTCGCTTCGATGCTGGAGAACTCATCACCCAGAGAGAGCTGGTCTCCAGACAGGTGAGCGACGACCTCACCGAGCGAGCTGCAACCTTCGGGCTCATCCTGGATGACGTGTCCTTG ACTCATCTGACCTTTGGGAAGGAGTTCACAGAAGCGGTAGAAGCCAAACAGGTGGCCCAGCAGGAAGCGGAGAGGGCCAGATTTGTGGTGGAAAAG GCTGAGCAGCAGAAGAAGGCGGCCATCATCTCTGCCGAGGGCGACTCCAAGGCTGCCGAGCTGATCGCCAACTCGCTCGCCAGCGCAGGCGACGGCCTGATCGAGCTGCGCAAGCTGGAGGCCGCGGAGGACATCGCGTACCAGCTCTCGCGCTCCCGGAACATCACCTACCTGCCGTCCGGGCAGTCGGTGCTCCTCCAGCTGCCCCAGTGA